A single region of the Sorghum bicolor cultivar BTx623 chromosome 9, Sorghum_bicolor_NCBIv3, whole genome shotgun sequence genome encodes:
- the LOC8076862 gene encoding protein PALE CRESS, chloroplastic, which produces MATAAPALPTFLRLWPASPFLLSPSLHVPSSRRPTPSRLNSLRPARPLFPISAVEKTNEAAAVGEGELEGMPPEFYDEEWQARQRERTKEWHAYRQKEEAEEERITNEYREIGMRLKAYPQEEVCKARILVSSFIRAGEDVEKEIEKAAERGELTELVLMVIWNRLDVARRDDERDAIRSLDLLYRRVETEILKSEATPAMSLLNELLNLHDGSDNEKWLKKCRKRMLEVFPREDPFTVVFPAGFKMENHEGRIELPPQDDDLLLRVDFVREVDELLKEVQAEQDKNKQQVGFDPESVAYMLKQQEKMQTIRQVESLLDLAASLKW; this is translated from the exons ATGGCCACGGCGGCGCCCGCGCTGCCCACCTTCCTCCGGCTGTGGCCGGCCTCGCCCTTCCTCCTCTCCCCCAGCCTACACGTCCCCAGTTCAAGGCGCCCCACTCCGTCGCGCCTGAACTCTCTTCGCCCTGCGAGGCCCCTCTTCCCCATCTCAG CTGTGGAGAAGACCAACGAGGCTGCTGCGGTCGGGGAGGGCGAGCTGGAGGGGATGCCACCCGAGTTCTACGACGAG gagtggcaggcccgTCAGCGGGAGAGGACTAAGGAGTGGCATGCATATCGGCAGAAAGAGGAGGCCGAGGAGGAAAGAATAACAAATGAGTACCGAGAGATAGGCATGCGCCTGAAAGCTTACCCACaagaagaagtttgcaaagctaGGATTTTAGTTTCAAGTTTCATAAGAGCTGGTGAAGATGTTGAGAAG GAAATTGAGAAGGCTGCTGAAAGAGGAGAGCTTACTGAACTTGTTCTTATGGTCATCTGGAATCGACTTGATGTTGCTCGGCGTGAT GATGAGCGGGATGCTATCAGAAGCCTCGATCTCTTGTATAGAAGGGTAGAG ACAGAGATTCTAAAGAGTGAAGCAACTCCTGCCATGAGTTTGCTCAATGAACTTCTTAATCTTCATGACGGAAGCGACAATGAAAAGTGGTTAAAGAAATGTAGAAAGCGCATGCTTGAAGTCTTTCCAAGAGAGGACCCATTCACTGTGGTCTTTCCTGCTGGGTTCAAGATGGAGAAT CATGAAGGGCGAATTGAGCTGCCGCCTCAGGACGATGATCTCCTTCTGAGAGTGGACTTTGTCAGGGAAGTTGATGAGCTGCTGAAAGAGGTTCAAGCTGAGCAAGACAAGAATAAGCAACAAGTTGGATTTGACCCAGAATCAGTTGCATATATGCTGAAACAGCAGGAGAAGATGCAGACGATACGTCAGGTGGAATCTCTCCTAGACTTGGCGGCGTCCTTGAAATGGTGA
- the LOC8076863 gene encoding isoamylase 2, chloroplastic yields the protein MASSSLPAPPAPPSSSWRGLTPRRPTPRRGPLLLARAAARSCRYRFRTDDDGVVDVAVAGKDGDAGYAVAVEAPAHGRRSGGLVLRPAGSGEGVSLAPAAPGGALAAELSYDGARAPFHVSFTLADATGAEIRTHRGTSFRVPVGVGRGCPSPLGLSRSKDGAANFAVYSKSAKGMVLCLFGGGDEPALEIELDPYVHRTGDVWHVSMESVEGYASYGFRSGLFAMFGIDRPLLDPYAKVIGDFVPADSVNEDGLAVPAVRCLASLKNAPSYDWGRDKHPCLPLEKLVVYRANVALFTKDKSSGLADDVAGTFSGMAAKVKHFRHLGVNAVLLEPVFPYHQVKGPYFPYHFFSPMSLYSSECSSVSAIKSMKDMVKTMHRNGIEVLLEVVFTHTAEGGAECQMISLRGIDGSSYYIADGIAGCKASVLNCNHPVTQKLILDSLRHWVLDFHVDGFCFINAPFLVRGPGGEGLSRPPLLEAIAFDPVLSKTKIIADPWSPLDISNVQFPFPHWKRWAEMNTRFSMDVRKFLKGEALISDLATRLCGSGDLFSSRGPAFSFNYVSRNSGLTLVDLVSFSSDELGSEFSWNCGEEGPSENNAVLQTRLRQIRNLLFILFISLGIPVLNMGDECGHSAVGSTSYKDRGPLNWKALKTTFVKEVTGFISFLSALRSRRADIFQRREFLKFENIHWYGSDLSEPRWEDPTSNFLCMHINAELDEKLPDSTGGDLYICFNANEESASATLPAIAEGSMWLRLVDTSLAFPGFFSRGSNPEIHKVLGFSSYQVNAHSCVLFESKRVLS from the coding sequence AtggcctcctcctccctcccggCGCCGCCGGCCCCGCCCTCTTCCTCCTGGCGCGGGCTCACGCCCCGCCGCCCTACGCCTCGCCGCGGccccctcctcctcgcccgcgcGGCGGCGCGCTCTTGCCGCTACCGCTTCCGGACCGACGACGACGGCGTGGTGGACGTGGCCGTCGCCGGGAAAGACGGCGATGCGGGGTACGCGGTCGCTGTAGAGGCCCCGGCCCATGGACGGCGGAGCGGCGGTCTGGTGCTCCGTCCCGCCGGCTCCGGCGAGGGCGTCTCTCTGGCCCCTGCCGCGCCGGGAGGCGCGCTCGCGGCTGAGCTGTCCTACGACGGGGCCCGCGCGCCGTTCCACGTCTCGTTCACGCTGGCCGACGCGACGGGAGCGGAGATACGGACGCACCGCGGGACGAGCTTCCGCGTGCCTGTGGGCGTCGGACGGGGCTGCCCCTCGCCGCTCGGCCTGTCCCGGTCCAAGGACGGGGCCGCTAACTTCGCGGTTTACAGCAAGAGCGCCAAGGGCATGGTGCTCTGCCTGTTCGGCGGCGGGGACGAGCCCGCGCTGGAGATCGAGCTCGACCCGTATGTCCACCGGACAGGCGATGTCTGGCACGTCTCGATGGAGAGCGTGGAGGGATACGCCAGCTACGGCTTCCGCAGCGGGCTGTTCGCCATGTTTGGCATTGACCGTCCGCTGCTCGACCCGTACGCCAAGGTGATCGGGGACTTCGTCCCTGCCGACTCTGTTAATGAGGATGGGCTAGCGGTGCCGGCCGTCAGGTGCCTCGCGTCCTTGAAGAATGCACCCAGCTACGATTGGGGCAGGGACAAGCATCCGTGCTTGCCATTGGAGAAGCTGGTGGTCTACCGGGCAAATGTAGCTTTGTTCACCAAGGACAAGTCGAGTGGACTAGCAGACGATGTCGCCGGTACTTTCTCTGGCATGGCTGCGAAGGTGAAACACTTCAGGCATCTTGGTGTCAATGCAGTTTTGCTGGAGCCAGTGTTTCCATACCACCAAGTGAAGGGACCATATTTCCCGTACCATTTCTTTTCACCTATGAGCTTGTATAGCAGTGAATGCTCCAGTGTTTCAGCTATCAAGTCTATGAAGGATATGGTCAAAACAATGCACAGAAATGGAATAGAGGTTCTCTTGGAGGTTGTTTTCACGCATACTGCTGAAGGAGGAGCAGAGTGTCAGATGATATCGCTCCGAGGCATTGATGGTTCCTCGTACTACATTGCTGACGGAATTGCTGGATGCAAGGCAAGTGTGTTGAATTGCAACCATCCGGTGACTCAGAAGCTGATTTTGGACAGCCTCCGCCATTGGGTGCTCGACTTCCATGTTGATGGGTTCTGCTTCATCAATGCCCCTTTCCTTGTCAGAGGTCCAGGTGGTGAGGGCCTTTCACGGCCTCCACTTCTTGAAGCCATAGCATTTGACCCTGTTCTTTCAAAGACTAAGATCATTGCAGATCCTTGGTCTCCACTTGACATATCTAATGTGCAATTTCCATTCCCTCATTGGAAAAGATGGGCTGAGATGAACACAAGATTCTCTATGGATGTGCGCAAGTTTCTTAAGGGAGAAGCACTTATCAGTGATCTTGCTACACGTTTGTGTGGCAGCGGGGATTTATTTTCCTCAAGGGGCCCAGCGTTTTCGTTCAATTATGTATCCAGGAATTCTGGACTCACTCTTGTTGATCTGGTGAGCTTCAGCAGTGATGAGCTTGGTTCTGAGTTCAGTTGGAATTGTGGTGAAGAAGGACCATCAGAGAACAATGCAGTCCTCCAAACGAGGCTAAGGCAGATACgcaatttattatttattctatttATTTCCCTTGGTATCCCTGTTCTTAACATGGGAGATGAATGTGGACACTCTGCTGTTGGTTCAACATCATACAAGGATAGAGGGCCTCTGAACTGGAAAGCCCTGAAGACCACTTTTGTTAAGGAAGTCACAGGGTTTATTTCATTTCTATCTGCACTAAGGAGTCGACGAGCGGACATTTTCCAGAGAAGAGAATTTCTAAAATTTGAAAATATACATTGGTATGGGAGTGATTTATCTGAACCACGTTGGGAGGATCCTACTAGCAACTTTCTTTGTATGCACATAAATGCGGAGCTGGACGAGAAGCTACCAGATTCAACTGGAGGTGATTTGTATATCTGTTTCAATGCAAACGAGGAGTCAGCAAGTGCTACTTTACCAGCTATTGCAGAAGGATCCATGTGGTTGCGCTTGGTTGATACATCACTTGCATTTCCAGGTTTCTTTTCAAGAGGGTCTAATCCTGAAATACACAAAGTGCTAGGATTTTCCTCATATCAAGTAAACGCACATAGTTGTGTTTTGTTTGAATCGAAGAGGGTTCTTTCCTAG
- the LOC8076864 gene encoding pentatricopeptide repeat-containing protein At5g16640, mitochondrial, producing the protein MPSLSPPIARLLHIRRLSKSARDYLLRFAAIAKEHSEQPPPLPLPSSRPRSPHPYDYNRLMSALAASVGGDHPSAGAERALHLLDEMRSLMGRRPDAACFTTAAAAFSSASQPGAALAVLNAMAADGVVPDTAACTVLVGVYACRLHWFDAAYEVVRWMAANGVAPDVVTYSTLISGLCSAGRVAEALGVLDLMLEEGCQPNAHTYTPILHAYCTSGMIHEAKDLLETMVAAGFAPSTATYNVLVEALCKACAFEEVDKLLEESSAKGWTPDTITYSTYMDGLCKNGRVDKSLALVDKMLSVGLRPNEITLNILLDGVCRRSTAWAAKCLLECSAEIGWHVNVVNYNTVMRRLCDERRWLAVVKLFVDMVKKGIAPNSWTFSIVIHSLCKLGKLHEALCLLGSEEFVANVVTYNTLIRHLNFLGKSCEAYLLLHEMIEKGGHTAGLAAWGHAGEGREVGVPVARAGRREVGARRREGGRGASEERIGEGGRRRRGLGRSGTQGHGGAAHSCARKAAGRSRSGLRPPCGSRPAEHAGGREVAERRASEGGEERRGLGRSRARRREGWRPGKEGTGAEQGGMEAGEGGDGRTRGGRREKERKIETVRV; encoded by the exons ATgccctccctctcccctcccaTTGCCCGTCTCCTGCACATACGCCGCCTGTCCAAGTCCGCTCGAGATTACCTACTCCGCTTCGCCGCCATCGCGAAGGAACACTCCGAGCAGCCCCCGCCCCTGCCTCTTCCGTCTTCACGACCACGGTCCCCACACCCGTACGACTACAACCGTCTCATGTCCGCGCTCGCTGCTTCAGTTGGCGGTGACCACCCAAGCGCCGGCGCCGAGCGGGCCCTCCACCTGCTCGACGAAATGCGGAGCCTTATGGGGCGCCGCCCCGATGCCGCCTGCTTCACCACGGCCGCCGCGGCGTTCTCATCGGCGTCTCAACCGGGAGCCGCGCTCGCCGTGCTAAACGCCATGGCCGCCGATGGCGTCGTGCCTGACACGGCCGCGTGCACTGTTCTCGTCGGGGTGTACGCCTGCCGCTTGCATTGGTTCGACGCGGCCTACGAGGTCGTGAGGTGGATGGCGGCGAACGGCGTGGCCCCGGACGTAGTCACATACTCGACCCTGATATCTGGGCTGTGCAGTGCCGGACGGGTGGCTGAGGCACTTGGCGTGCTGGACTTGATGCTGGAGGAAGGGTGCCAGCCCAATGCTCACACGTATACGCCCATCCTGCACGCCTACTGCACGAGTGGTATGATACATGAGGCCAAGGATCTCTTGGAAACGATGGTTGCAGCTGGTTTTGCACCAAGCACAGCCACTTACAATGTCCTGGTTGAAGCTCTATGCAAGGCTTGTGCTTTCGAGGAAGTAGATAAGCTTCTTGAGGAGAGCAGTGCAAAAGGGTGGACACCAGATACAATCACATACAGTACTTACATGGATGGACTGTGCAAAAATGGCAGAGTAGATAAGAGCCTTGCATTGGTAGATAAGATGTTGTCTGTTGGGCTGCGTCCCAATGAGATTACTCTGAATATCCTCCTTGATGGGGTTTGCCGCAGGTCAACTGCATGGGCTGCAAAGTGCCTCTTGGAGTGCAGTGCAGAGATTGGATGGCATGTCAATGTTGTCAACTACAACACTGTGATGAGGAGGCTTTGTGATGAGCGGAGATGGTTGGCTGTTGTCAAGCTCTTCGTCGATATGGTCAAGAAGGGAATTGCTCCAAATagctggactttcagcattgtGATCCACAGTCTCTGTAAACTTGGGAAGCTTCATGAAGCACTTTGCTTGCTTGGAAGTGAAGAGTTTGTCGCTAATGTTGTGACATACAATACTTTGATCCGTCATCTCAATTTCCTGGGGAAATCTTGTGAGGCCTATCTCCTGCTTCATGAGATGATTGAGAAAG GAGGGCACACCGCCGGCCTGGCCGCCTGGGGCCACGCCGGGGAGGGGAGGGAGGTCGGGGTTCCAGTTGCTCGTGCCGGAAGGAGGGAGGTCGGGGCGCGCCGGAGAGAGGGAGGTCGGGGCGCGTCGGAGGAGAGGATTGGGGAGGGCGGCCGTCGGAGGAGAGGATTGGGGAGGTCGGGGACGCAAGGCCACGGCGGAGCCGCCCACTCCTGCGCCCGCAAGGCTGCGGGGCGGAGCCGCTCCGGACTGCGTCCGCCGTGTGGCTCGCGTCCGGCGGAGCACGCTGGAGGGAGGGAGGTCGCGGAGCGGCGCGCGTCggagggaggagaggagaggagaggactgGGGCGGAGCAGAGCACGCCGGAGGGAGGGATGGAGGCCGGGGAAGGAGGGGACCGGGGCAGAGCAAGGAGGGATGGAGGCCGGGGAAGGAGGAGACGGGAGGACTCGTGGAGGAAGAcgagagaaagaaagaaagatcgAAACGGTACGTGTGTAA